The Qipengyuania aurantiaca genome contains the following window.
TCCATCTGGCGAGACGGATCGTAACTGCCGAAATTACCGTTGCCGAAATCATTCATCGTAAAGCCCTGGCCCTTCGCAAATCGCACACTTGGTCGCGAAGTCTCATGGACGAAGAAGGGTTAAGATCGGGTCAACGATACTTCGAAGAAGCGGGCCTAGAGCCGTGCGAAGAGGCGCCCTGCCCCCCAGCCCATCACGACCGAGAGCAGCACGGCGATCAGCCCGTAGCCGAGGCCGAAATTCTGCGAATAATATTCGACCTGCCGCTCCATCCCGACCTTGCGCACCTCGACCTCGGCCACCGCCGATGCGATCACGCGCCCTTGCGTCACGGCAAAGGTTTCGGCGGTGTAGGTGCCGGTCGTCACGTTGGAGGGGAGCTCGATCCGCGCCTGGTAGAGCACGTTCTGGGTGATCTGCACACCGCGCATATCCTCCTTGTAGAGGCCCTGGCGCTGTTTCAGGTCGACGAGGCCCCGGGCGAAGCGCTGCTGCTGGGCCGGGTCGATACTGCCGCTCGGCGAGAGCTGGATATTGCGCGTGCCGAATTCGTAGATCGCGGCGGTCTTGTCGTCGACGATGTCGGACACGGGCCGCGAGGAGGCGACGGCGAAGAAGCTCGGCACCGAGCGGAAATCGTTGCTCTGCGCGTTGACCCAGACGCCGGCGAAACGCTCCTTCTCGCGCAGGCGGATGGGTTCCGCAGGACCCTTCAGCACGACGACGATGTCATAGCCCTGCCCCGCCCGCCCCGCAGGATCGAGCACCGCGCCGAAGAGCAGCAGCTCGGTTCCGGTGAAGCCTTGGCGCACCTGCACCTCGTGCTGCGACACCTCGGGCACCAGCACCGGATCGCGCTGGCCCATCAGCGCAAACGCCGCGAGGAGGAGCAGTGCCCACCTCACAGCGGATACACCGTGTAGATTTCGTCGGGCTGGTAGAAGAGGCCGAGCAGCATGCGGAAAGCTATGGCGAGCACGATGGTCGCGAGCACCAGCCGCAGCACTTCGGGCTTGGCCTTGACCGCCAGTTGCGACCCGAGCTGCGCGCCGGTGACCGATCCGATCAGCAGTAGCGCCACCAGGACGATGTCGACTGCGCGGGTGGTGAGCGAGTGCATGATCGTGGTGGCGATGGTGACGAAGAGGATGTTGTAGAGACTGGTCCCCACGACGACATTGGCGCTCATCCCAAGGATGTAGAGCATGGCGGGCACAAGGATAAAGCCGCCGCCCACGCCCATGAGCATGGTGAGGATGCCCACACCGACGCCCACGATGGCCGGCGCCAGCGGCGAGATGTAGAGACCCGAGCCGTAGAAACGCCAGCGCCACGGCAGGTTCGCCACCAGCGGGTGATGCCGCCGCCGCGCTGCCTGCTTGCCCGCCGATCCGCGCAGCAATTGCAGCGATTCCTTCGCCATGAGGATGCCGATCGAAC
Protein-coding sequences here:
- a CDS encoding sulfite exporter TauE/SafE family protein, with the translated sequence MDVYLPIANLSVNGLWIVALGALTGVLSGLFGVGGGFLTTPLLIFYGIPPTVAAASASTQVTGASVSGVLAHSKRKGVDYRMGTVMVGGGIVGAGIGALLFRFFRSIGQIDVVISSLYVVLLGSIGILMAKESLQLLRGSAGKQAARRRHHPLVANLPWRWRFYGSGLYISPLAPAIVGVGVGILTMLMGVGGGFILVPAMLYILGMSANVVVGTSLYNILFVTIATTIMHSLTTRAVDIVLVALLLIGSVTGAQLGSQLAVKAKPEVLRLVLATIVLAIAFRMLLGLFYQPDEIYTVYPL
- a CDS encoding TIGR02186 family protein, yielding MGQRDPVLVPEVSQHEVQVRQGFTGTELLLFGAVLDPAGRAGQGYDIVVVLKGPAEPIRLREKERFAGVWVNAQSNDFRSVPSFFAVASSRPVSDIVDDKTAAIYEFGTRNIQLSPSGSIDPAQQQRFARGLVDLKQRQGLYKEDMRGVQITQNVLYQARIELPSNVTTGTYTAETFAVTQGRVIASAVAEVEVRKVGMERQVEYYSQNFGLGYGLIAVLLSVVMGWGAGRLFARL